A stretch of the Nosocomiicoccus ampullae genome encodes the following:
- a CDS encoding DUF1307 domain-containing protein produces MNKLKVIITVLSVVLILSGCISTKKTIFSGEFESYNRKVTVYHKNNIVTKEVYETTAPLEYWGYKTKNEARDNLQDEKKKLKKDYEKLPRGTVKFDFTVHSDETVSQKMTINYNDSKKLDALIKEGIVVEDSEMSDGQVSFNKHKFRFERNGLSEEK; encoded by the coding sequence ATGAATAAATTAAAAGTAATAATTACTGTACTGTCTGTTGTACTTATTTTAAGTGGTTGTATCAGTACGAAAAAGACTATATTTTCTGGTGAATTTGAGAGTTATAATCGTAAAGTAACGGTATATCATAAAAATAACATCGTTACTAAAGAAGTCTATGAAACGACAGCACCACTTGAATATTGGGGCTATAAAACTAAAAATGAAGCACGTGACAATTTACAAGACGAAAAAAAGAAACTAAAAAAAGATTATGAGAAATTACCAAGAGGAACTGTAAAATTTGATTTTACAGTGCATAGTGATGAGACCGTGAGTCAAAAGATGACTATTAATTATAATGATAGTAAAAAGCTAGATGCACTCATTAAAGAAGGGATTGTCGTAGAAGACTCAGAAATGAGTGATGGCCAAGTGAGTTTTAATAAGCATAAATTTAGATTTGAACGTAATGGATTATCTGAAGAAAAATAA
- a CDS encoding DUF1307 domain-containing protein, which produces MKLRTILLSLMVIVLVACNKTPSEHVFEGTIEDMDVKSVLTVDGDKIQKEHLTYELPYDAASISNQDEAEEAAGIQERAYNSLIEDTPEGAVEVKVTADEEKQAIIMNYDLDYSTSENIEALTEQGFLEDSEESEFVSFKKTKEQYEADGLKEQE; this is translated from the coding sequence ATGAAATTAAGAACTATATTGCTATCTTTAATGGTTATTGTGCTTGTTGCATGTAATAAAACTCCGTCAGAGCATGTGTTTGAAGGTACAATAGAAGATATGGATGTTAAGTCTGTATTAACTGTAGATGGCGATAAAATTCAAAAAGAACATTTAACGTATGAGTTACCATATGACGCAGCGAGTATTTCAAACCAAGATGAAGCTGAAGAAGCTGCGGGTATTCAGGAGAGAGCATATAACTCTTTAATTGAAGACACGCCTGAAGGTGCGGTAGAGGTTAAAGTAACAGCAGATGAAGAGAAACAAGCGATTATTATGAATTATGATCTAGACTATTCAACTTCAGAAAATATCGAAGCATTAACTGAACAAGGATTTTTAGAGGATAGTGAAGAATCAGAATTTGTTAGCTTTAAAAAGACGAAAGAACAATATGAAGCGGACGGTTTAAAAGAGCAAGAATAG
- a CDS encoding metallophosphoesterase, with amino-acid sequence MNIGVISDLHVDRYHNDEINETTFLREVSNEVNRLSLDLFIIAGDVSNNYVKTHDFIETVEMMTGVKVLFIPGNHDFWNFDDNNRSSWEIYDYFKQQPESLLERPYIINDEWAIVGSPAWYDYSFASERFSYEDLERRAFKGGHWQDKFYVDFKISDIDVANYFAELTKKDLEKVKDKKIILVTHVATNKRFRVPMPHKIFDYYNAYMGTTKYDEFYSEYDIKYSISGHIHFRYNFIENGVTFICACLGYRREWRTKEIVQEIRDAMYVIQI; translated from the coding sequence ATGAATATTGGTGTGATTTCTGATTTGCATGTCGATAGATATCATAATGATGAAATTAACGAAACGACGTTTTTGCGTGAGGTTTCTAATGAAGTGAATCGTCTCTCGCTGGATTTATTTATAATTGCGGGTGATGTGTCGAATAATTATGTTAAAACTCATGATTTTATTGAAACGGTCGAGATGATGACGGGTGTGAAGGTGCTTTTTATCCCTGGTAATCATGATTTTTGGAATTTTGATGATAATAATAGATCGAGTTGGGAGATTTACGATTATTTTAAACAGCAACCGGAGTCTCTTTTAGAGCGTCCGTATATTATTAATGATGAGTGGGCGATTGTTGGGAGTCCAGCGTGGTATGATTATTCATTTGCGAGCGAAAGGTTTTCCTATGAAGATTTAGAACGTCGCGCGTTTAAAGGTGGTCATTGGCAAGATAAGTTTTATGTGGATTTTAAAATCTCAGATATTGATGTAGCGAATTATTTTGCAGAGCTTACAAAAAAAGATCTTGAAAAAGTGAAAGATAAAAAGATCATTCTTGTCACACACGTTGCGACGAATAAAAGGTTTAGAGTCCCAATGCCGCATAAAATATTCGATTATTACAATGCTTATATGGGTACAACGAAATATGACGAATTTTATAGTGAATATGACATTAAGTATAGTATTTCTGGGCATATTCATTTTCGTTATAATTTTATAGAGAATGGTGTCACATTTATATGTGCGTGTCTCGGTTATAGAAGAGAATGGAGAACTAAAGAAATCGTTCAAGAGATACGTGATGCGATGTATGTCATTCAAATCTAA